A genomic region of Equus caballus isolate H_3958 breed thoroughbred chromosome 1, TB-T2T, whole genome shotgun sequence contains the following coding sequences:
- the OR11H26 gene encoding olfactory receptor family 11 subfamily H member 26: MNVSGVNTVTEFILLSFPCSREVQVLLFVLFSVSYILTLMGNGAIVCAVKLDRRLHTPMYILLANFSFLEICYINTTVPNMLRNFLSETKTISFTACFLQFYFFFSMGITETFLLPLMAFDRYLAICQPLYYPTIMSSHLCTNLVVLCWVMGFLCYPVPIYFITQLPFCGPNTIDHFVCDPGPLLALSCIPAPGIELSCSILSSLIIFITFFFILWSYILVLRAVLHAPSAAGRRKAFSTCGSHLAVVSLFYGTIMIMYISPTSGNPAGIQKIVTLLYSSVTPLVNPLIYSLRNKDMKAALRKIQVCTKISQSK, from the coding sequence ATGAATGTGTCAGGAGTCAATACGGTGACTGAATTCATACTCCTGAGTTTTCCCTGCTCCAGAGAGGTTCAGGTCCTCCTCTTCGTGCTTTTCTCTGTGTCCTACATCCTGACACTGATGGGGAATGGGGCCATTGTCTGTGCAGTGAAGCTGGATCGCAgactccacacccccatgtataTTCTGCTGGCCAACTTCTCATTCCTGGAGATCTGTTACATCAACACCACTGTTCCCAATATGTTAAGGAACTTCCTATCTGAGACCAAAACCATCTCTTTCACTGCCTGCTTCCTCCAGttctacttcttcttttccatggGCATTACTGAGACCTTTTTACTGCCCCTCATGGCTTTTGATCGGTACTTGGCCATCTGTCAGCCTCTTTACTATCCTACTATCATGAGCAGTCATCTCTGCACAAACTTGGTGGTCCTCTGCTGGGTAATGGGCTTTCTCTGCTATCCGGTCCCTATCTATTTTATCACACAACTCCCCTTTTGTGGCCCCAATACCATTGACCACTTTGTTTGTGACCCTGGTCCTCTTCTGGCCCTGTCCTGCATCCCTGCCCCTGGAATTGAGCTTTCCTGTTCTATACTGAGCTCTCTTATTATCTTCATCACCTTCTTTTTCATCCTTTGGTCCTACATCCTGGTCCTCAGGGCAGTGTTGCATGCTCCTTCAGCAGCTGGCAGACGTAAGGCCTTCTCCACTTGTGGTTCCCACCTGGCTGTAGTGTCTCTATTCTATGGAACCATCATGATCATGTACATCAGCCCAACCTCTGGAAATCCAGCTGGCATACAGAAGATTGTAACCTTGTTGTACTCATCAGTGACCCCACTTGTAAACCCACTGATCTACAGTCTCCGAAACAAGGACATGAAGGCTGCCTTGAGAAAAATTCAGGTGTGCACAAAAATTAGTCAAAGTAAATGA